A window of Rhipicephalus microplus isolate Deutch F79 chromosome X, USDA_Rmic, whole genome shotgun sequence genomic DNA:
TTAATACAATGCAAGATTTAATAATAGGTCCTTTGTGCTTAGCATCAAATTTATTCTCCACCAAATTTGTAGTAATAGTAGGCTTTGTATTTAACTTTACTTCATATAGATGGCatgcacgtgacgtcatcaacACTGCTTCTGAAACGGACAGGGACTCCCCGATGGCAACTTGGATTACTAACAAATTGCATCCACGTGAAGACGACGTGGCAGGAATACCTCTGGGCATGAGTAATGAAAGTACCTGCATATGGTATTTTGATACCGTTAATGCGACATCTGAAATGTCTCGTTCACACATGCTGGTGCTCCAACATGGCTGTTTTAACAGCGTCAGTGCAAGCATCTATTTAACACTAACTGTTGCTGCGTTGACAAATAGAACTGAAATACTAGGACGCTAGGACAGCATGTTTTCTCAGCAAAATCTGTCTAGTGATTGTATGGGCAGACATAACTTATAAATTGAGCACTGTGCACGGACTTACACAGAAATATATAACAACAAAGTGTAATTTAAAGATGaacaaagaaacaataaaaaaatgttccCTGTTCAAGCACTCACATAATGCTCATTGTAGTTTATCAAATCAAAGAGCTTGGCTTCTAGCTTTTCCCACAACAGTTGGAAGCTGTTTTATTCATCACAGTTTTTAACACACTAGGTGCATCGTAATGCACACATAGGAAGCAGGCGAAAAGTATTTATCTTTACTGGCACAGCTTCTTCTTGCAAGCCTGTTTGCGTTCAACCAATCATGATCCTTTTTCTACCACGCTGCTTCACTTCCTCGAACTTTTTCCTGACGTTCGCTGCGTTTTCCGGGTAGATTCTTGAGTAGCTGTCCAGAAGTCTTGGGAAAAAGCCTTCGATTCCAGGGTGAGAACCCAGGAATGCCCTTTCTAGAACGTACAAGTCGACACCCTTGTCTTCAACTGCCTCGCTAATAGAACTCAAGCCGAAATCGATCACATAAATTAAAGGTGATTCCGCTTCGCGACGCTGTACCATCAAGTTGGAAGTGGTGAGGTCGCCGTGGATGATGTGACTTTTATGCATTAGTGCAACAACTTCGCCGATCTTGTCCATGAGAAACTGCAAGGTTTCCGCGCGGTACGACGGTTCTTCTATTACCAGAGAAACGATTTTCTCGCGGACTGTCACGGCATTTTCGATGAGTCCGGTCACAATGATTCGCGACGTCAAGTCAATAAAGTAGACGGGCGGCACTGGCACACCAACACTTCTCGCCTTTCGCAGAGCGCGGGCTTCAGCTCGCATGCGCTCAAGGGTGAGGAGTCTGTCCAAGTTGGGGTGCTTGTATTTCTTTTCAAACCTCTCCTTGTAAATAGCGGGCTTTCCAAAATATGTGCCTTTATAGACCTTTGCTTCTGCACCTTGCGTAAACAGAACTGCGTCGAACGCATCCATTACGACAGCAACGCAAAATGAACAGATAAGTGACCACTCGGATAGTCGCGAACGCTTTATAAAGTCGTAAACCGAAGACTCAACGACCCGCACGTGCTTGCACTACGCTGTACTTGCGCTACGCTGACACACTTTTCGTGGCTGCCTCCAATTCATGCTGCCTCCCGCCACCCGGGTGTAAGCACGCTTTTATGGTGGCTTCTGTGCCTGCcgaatgagcgcgaaacgccagtcatctatggcggcgctgcctacgtaggagtaagggtctttgtacttggcctttgagatcggcaattttgacgtttgctactaattttagAGGATACCTTGTATTAGAAAATTTGCTTGCTAAATGACAATGTGACAtaaattataattacgtttacgcctttttaaagctttttaacgtgtttttgttgcatataagctccaaaaaacgtaaaaacttatttgtagacacccctacttgagtggcgctaCCACCGTAGTTTCGACGACCGCCGCTTTCCAAGTGACCgctgataatccggcaggcacaagaaatctaggaggcgttgctttaagaaaaagctgacgGCTAGATC
This region includes:
- the Tcs5 gene encoding TP53 regulating kinase, whose translation is MDAFDAVLFTQGAEAKVYKGTYFGKPAIYKERFEKKYKHPNLDRLLTLERMRAEARALRKARSVGVPVPPVYFIDLTSRIIVTGLIENAVTVREKIVSLVIEEPSYRAETLQFLMDKIGEVVALMHKSHIIHGDLTTSNLMVQRREAESPLIYVIDFGLSSISEAVEDKGVDLYVLERAFLGSHPGIEGFFPRLLDSYSRIYPENAANVRKKFEEVKQRGRKRIMIG